CGGCGACCACCTCGCCGTCGGCGGGGACGGCGGCGCCGGGGCGCACCAGGACCACGTCGCCCTCGCGCAGCTCCGGGATCGGCACCTCCTCCGTCCGGTCGCCCACCACGCGCACGGCGGTGTTGGGGAGCAGCTTCGCCAGCTCCCGGAGCGCGCCCTGCGCCTGGGTAATGGAGCGCATCTCGATCCAGTGCCCCAGCACCATGATGGCGACCAGGGTGGCCAGCTCCTCCCAGAGCGGCATCCCGGGGAAGCCCAGCGTCACGGCGGCGCTGAAGACGAACGCCACCAGGATGGCGAGCGAGATCAGCGTCATCATCCCCGGGAGCCGGTCGCGAAGCTCCCGGACCGCCCCCTGGATGAAGACCCGGCCGCCGTACAGGAAGACCGCGGTGCCGAAGACCGCCGGGATCCAGTGCGAGCCGGGGAACGCGGGGGCATGGTATCCGAGCGCCGACTGGAGCATGTGCCCCCAGATCAGCGTTGGGATCGTGAGCAGCAGCGTGACCCAGAACTTGTCCCGGAACATCTCCGCGCTGTGCCCGGCGTGCTTGTCGTGCCCGCCGTGTCCCCCGTGCGCGCCGTGGCCGTCCGGGTGCCCGCCCGTGTGCGGCACCTCGGGGTGCTCCGGGTATCCCGGCTCCACGGGCGCCCCGGGGGCGCCGTGCGAGCCGTGGGTGTGGTCGTGCCTGTGCTCGTCCATGCCGCACCGTCCCATGTGCAAGACCTGCCGGGCCGCCACGGGGAGGCGGCCCGGCGCCCCCGCTACGCCAGCCGGATCCGCCGGAGGCGGAGGCTGTTGGTGACCACGCTCACCGAGCTGAAGGCCATGGCCGCGCTCGCCAGGATCGGAGAGAGCAGCACTCCGAAGAACGGGTACAGCACCCCCGCGGCGATGGGGATCCCGATCACGTTGTAGACGAAGGCCCAGAACAGGTTCTGCTTCATCGTCCGCATGGTGCGCCGCGACAGCTCGATGGCCGACGCCACCCCGTGCAGGTTGCCGCGCACGAGGGTCACGTCGCTCGCCTCCATGGCGACGTCCGTCCCGGTGCCGATGGCGACCCCCACGTCCGCCTGGGCGAGCGCGGGCGCGTCGTTGATCCCGTCGCCCACCATCGCCACGATCTTCCCCTCCCCCTGGAGGCGCTTCACCTCGGCCACCTTCCCCTCGGGGAGGACCTCGGCGACCACGCGGTCCACCCCCGCCTCGCGCGCCACCGCCTCGGCGGTGCGGCGGTTGTCGCCGGTGAGCATCACCACCTCCAGCCCCATCCCCTTCATCCGCGCGACGGCCGAGCGCGAGCTCTCCCTGACGGGGTCCGCCACCGCCACCAGCCCCGCGAGCCGGCCGTCCACCGCCACGTACATGGGCGTCTTGGCCTGCTCCGCCAGCCGCTCCGCGTCGCCGCGCAGCGGGTCCGTCCGGACCGCGTAGTCGTCCATCAGCAGCGCGTTGCCGATGGCGATCGCCCGCCCATCCACGACGCCCACCGCGCCGCGCCCGGTCACCGCCTCGAAGCCCTCCGCCGTCCACAGCGCGATCCCGCGCTCCCGCGCGTGCTGCACGATGGCGTCGGCCAGCGGGTGCTCGGACGAGGCCTCCAGCGAGGCCGCCAGGCGGAGCAGCTCCTCCTCGGAGGCCACCACCTCGCCCCGGGCGCCCGGCGCGAGCGCCAGCTCCGTCACAGTGGGCCTCCCCTCGGTCACGGTCCCCGTCTTGTCGAGCACCACCGTGCCCACGTCGCGGGCCCGCTGCAGCGCTTCGCCGCCCTTGATCAGCACGCCGGCCTCGGCGCCCTTCCCCGTGGAGACCATCACCGCCGTGGGGACGGCCAGCCCCATGGCGCACGGGCAGGCGATGATCAGCACCGCCACCGTCGCCGCGAAGGCCCGCACCGCGGGCGCCGCGTCCACCGTCACGAACCACACCACGAAGGTGGCGATGGCGATGGAGAGCACGATGGGGACGAACACCGCGCTGATCCGGTCCGCCAGCCGCTGGATGGGGGCGCGCGAGCCCTGCGCCTCGCGCATCAGCTTCACGATCTGCGCGAGCACGCTGTCCGCGCCGAGCGTGGTGGCCCGGTAGCGGAACGCGCCGGTCCGGTTGATGGTGCCGCCGATCACCCGGTCGCCGGCCTCCTTGCGCACCGGGAGAGACTCGCCGGTGAGCATGGACTCGTCCACCGCGCTGCTCCCGGAGACGATCTCGCCGTCCACCGGGACCCGCTCCCCGGGGCGGACCACCACCACGTCGCCGTGGCGCACCTCCTCCGTGGGCACGTCGGTCTCCGCGCCGCCGCGGAGGACGCGTGCGGTCTTGGGCTGCAGGTTCGCCAGCGACCGGAGCGCCGCCGAGGTCTGCCGCTTGGCGCGCGCCTCCATGGCGTTCCCCAGGAGGATGAGCGCGATGATGAAGAGCACCGCCTCGTAGTACACGTCCGGCGCCACGCCGCGGGCGACGAAGAACCCGGGCGCCACCGTGGCCGCCACCGAGTACAGGAAGGCCGCCCCGGTCCCCACCGCCACCAGGGTGTTCATGTCCGCGGAGTGGTGGCGGAAGGCCGCCCACGCCCGGGTGAAGAAGTGCCGCCCCGCCCAGGCCATCACGCCCAGCGTGAGCACCAGGAGACCGTAGGAGAGGACGGGGGCCGGCACGCGGTAGAGCCACGGCAGGGCGTCCTCCAGGACCGGGCTCAGCCACTCCATCGCCCAGCGCATGAAAGGATCCACGGTGATCCCGTGGCTCCCGTGCTCCCCCGCCGCCATGAGCGGCATGGACACCACCATCGACACCAGCGCCGCGACGAAGCTCACCGACGCCTTCAGGCGCAGCTCCCGGAACTCCTCCTCCTGCGCGCGGTCCTGCACCTCCTGCTCCTGGAAGGCGGTCTGGTCCGGCCGGGCCAGCTCCGCCCCGTAGCCGGTGGAGCGGATCGCCTCCACCAGCGCGTCGGGGCTCGTCGCCGCCGGGTCGAAGTCCACCGTGGCGTTCTTGAGCATCAGGTTGACGTTCGCCCCCTGCACCCCGGGCTGCTTCTCCAGCGTCCGCTGCACGCGGCCGGAGCAGGCGGCGCACGTCATCCCGGACACCGGGATGGTCACCTTCGCCGCGGCGCCGCGGCCGTCCCCGCCCGGGTGCGGGAGGGCCGCCGTGCCCCCCCGCCGCTCCGCCTCCGTTCTCGTCGCCATGGTCCGCTCTCCTTACGCTTCCACGGTGAGCCTGCCGCGCAGCATGCTCATGCCGCAGGTGAAGTCGAAGCTCCCCTCCCGCTCCGGGGTGAACTCGACCGCCGTCTTCCTGTGGGCCGGGAGGAACTTCCGGATCCCGAACTCCGGGATCACCACCTCCTCCGAGCACCCGGAGGTCTCCTGCCGGTCGAAGACCAGGCGCACCGGGGTCCCCCGCTTCACCCGCAGGTGGGCGGGCTCGTAGCCGCCGCGCACCGTGACGGTGACCTCCTGCACCCCGCCCTCGGCCACCGCCGCCTGCGCGGAGGTCCGCCCGGCGAAGAAAAAGTACCAGTTCACCCACCCGATGGCGGCGAGCCCCGCCGCGATCACCAGCCAGTCCGTAGGGCTCATTGCCGCCTCCCGGCCACGCAGTGCCCGCAGCTCGTTCCGGTGATCGCAATCGTCGTGCGCTCCATCGTGTCCTCCTCGTGTGAGGTGCCGTGGAACAATCCACGAGGACCAATCTACATACCCCCCACCCCTATGTCAACACTCGTTGCGCCGGACGGCGGACGCCCCCCGCTTTCCGGGATGCAAAAATGTCCTACCGCCCCCCGGGGGGCCGTAGGGCTCGTTTTCCGCCAGGCAACGTGCTACTGTACGCCTGGGAACGCTTGCGGCGGCCGAGACCACACCCGGACGCCCCGCCCTCCACGCACGCACCCAGGAGGAGGAAGAGATGCCTGCTCGTATCCAGGATCGCACCACGGACGGTCCGCCGTTCGCGCGGCGCACCGCCCGGCTCGGGAGGGGCGCCCTCGTCCGGGGCGCGGCGGCGCTGGGGCTCGCGGCCCTGCTCCCCGCCCTGCTTGGCGCCTGCGCCCGGCGCTCGCCGCTCCTGCACCCCGAGGGGAGGATCGAGGCTCCCGCCCCCGAGACCTTCCGCGTGCGCTTCGAGACCAGCCGGGGGCCCTTCGTGGTGGAGGCGCACCGGGCGTGGGCGCCGAACGGAGTCGACCGCCTGTACCACCTGGTACGCATGGGCTTCTACGACGACACGCGCTTCTTCCGGGTGGTGGACCGCTTCATGGTGCAGTTCGGGATCAGCGGCGATCCGCAGGTGTCGGCGGCGTGGCGCGAGCGGGCCATTCCCGACGACCCGGTGGTGAAGAGCAACCGCCGCGGCTTCGTCACCTTCGCTACGTCGGGGCCGAACACGCGCACCACCCAGCTCTTCGTCAACTACGGCGACAACCTGTTCCTCGACTCGCAGGGCTTCGCGCCCATCGGCGAGGTGGTGGAGGGGATGGACGTGGTGGAGAACCTGTGGCGGAGCTACGGCGAGGGGCCGCCCCGCGGGAGCGGCCCCGACCAGTCGCGCATCTTCGCGGAGGGGAACGCGTACCTCCAGCGGGAGTTCCCGCGGCTGGACTACATCGAGTCGGCCCGGATCGTGAGCACTTCCCCCGCCCGGCAGTAGGGCCGGCGCCCGGGCCCTCAAAGCGAATCACCCCCTGCGCGGTACACCGCGCAGGGGGTGAGCTTCACCTGTCCGGGCCGTCCGTTACTGGCCGCAGAGCGCGTACGCCCGCACCGTCCCGTTCTGGTTCGCCCCGAAGGAGATCACGTTGGCGCTCCACGTCGTGGCGTTCGAGGGGAAGGACGTCGCCACCGCGAGCGAGCCCCCCGTGACCTCCACGCCGCCGCCGAGCAGCTTGCCGGTCGTGCAGACCGCGGTCGACGCCGTCGAGCGGTTTCCGTTCGAAAGACCCGCGACCGTGACCAGGTTGCCCTGCACCACCGTCACCGAGCCGACTACGCCGGCGGGACCGGCCGGGCCCTGCGCGCCGGTCTCGCCCGTGTCGCCCTTCGGGCCGGCGGGACCGACGTCGCCCGTGTCGCCCTTCGGACCCTGCGGACCGATCTCGCCCTGCGGGCCTGCGGGGCCGGCCGGGCCGGCCGCACCCGTCTCGCCGGTGTCGCCCTTGTCGCCCTTCGGGCCCTGCGGGCCGACCTCGCCCTGCGGACCGGCGGGACCCTGAGGACCGGTGGCGCCGGCCTCGCCGGTGTCCCCCTTGTCGCCCCTGGGACCAGCGGGGCCGGCCGGGCCGGTGTCTCCCGTGTCACCCTTCGCGCCGGTGGGACCAGCCGGGCCGACGTCGCCCGTGTCCCCCTTCGGGCCCTGCGGGCCGACAGCGCCGTCCGCGCCGGCAGGACCGGCGGGCCCCTGTGGACCGGCTGCACCGGCCGCACCCGCGGGACCGGCAGGCCCCATCGCACCGTCGGCGCCGGCAGGTCCCTGCGGACCGGCTTCGCCCTGGAGACCCTGCGGGCCGGCCGGCCCCTGGATCCCCTGCATGTTCCAGCTGAACTCGATGTGCTTGCCGTCCGTGCACTTCTGGGGCGCGTTCCTGGTCTTGATGCGGTACACCGCCCCCGTGGAGGGCACGTAGCACGCGTGGATCAGGTTCGGATCGCTGCTCTGCGCGGCGGCGGGAGCAGGGGAGAAAGCCACGGACGCCATCCCGGCGGAGATCACGAGACCGGCCATCCAGAACGTACGCGCAGCGCGCCCGACTCGGGGATTGTACATGATCGTTGGCAAGAGAAGAGGGTAAGCCTGCGACGAGGTGGAGATCCGGGCCCGGGCTCCACCGCCCGTGGTGCTACTCGGCGTCACCGCTGATGATCTGACCGGCGCGGACCAGCACGAGATCGATGGTTCCTCCATCTTTCAGGTCGCCCGCCCGGTCCAGCACCGCTCTCGCCGCCGTGAGCTGCGCCTGCGCCTGCGGCAGGCGGCCCGCCTGGAGGTTGAGGCTGAGCGCGGACAGCATGGGTCCGAGCTGGGCTGCGACGCCCGGGTCGTCCAGCGCCGGGAGGATCCGGGCGACCGCGTCGTCCGCGGCGGATGCGAAGTCGGACACGGATTCGGACGGGGGGGACTTCGGGCTCTCCCTGACCGCGGGCGGGGCGGTGGGAGCGTCCACCTGGCATGCGGCGCTGGCCAGCACCACCGCGAGGGGGAGGACTGCGAAACGCTTCATGACCGTCTCCTTCGACATGAGGGGTTCCCGGCCGTTGCGCCGGTGGCGCCCTTCTTCGGTAGCCCGGCCGTCTCGGAGAGACCCGTGGCTTTGCGGACCGGCCTCGCGGCCGGGGTGCCTTTGTCGGAGGGAGTCGAGCTGCCAGCGAGCGGGATCCCGGAGCGGCGGGGGCCGGTCGGCGGGGGCGCTCGGAGGGGGATAAGGCAGGTGGCGTTCCTCGCACCACCGCAATGAC
The DNA window shown above is from Longimicrobiaceae bacterium and carries:
- a CDS encoding heavy metal translocating P-type ATPase; the encoded protein is MATRTEAERRGGTAALPHPGGDGRGAAAKVTIPVSGMTCAACSGRVQRTLEKQPGVQGANVNLMLKNATVDFDPAATSPDALVEAIRSTGYGAELARPDQTAFQEQEVQDRAQEEEFRELRLKASVSFVAALVSMVVSMPLMAAGEHGSHGITVDPFMRWAMEWLSPVLEDALPWLYRVPAPVLSYGLLVLTLGVMAWAGRHFFTRAWAAFRHHSADMNTLVAVGTGAAFLYSVAATVAPGFFVARGVAPDVYYEAVLFIIALILLGNAMEARAKRQTSAALRSLANLQPKTARVLRGGAETDVPTEEVRHGDVVVVRPGERVPVDGEIVSGSSAVDESMLTGESLPVRKEAGDRVIGGTINRTGAFRYRATTLGADSVLAQIVKLMREAQGSRAPIQRLADRISAVFVPIVLSIAIATFVVWFVTVDAAPAVRAFAATVAVLIIACPCAMGLAVPTAVMVSTGKGAEAGVLIKGGEALQRARDVGTVVLDKTGTVTEGRPTVTELALAPGARGEVVASEEELLRLAASLEASSEHPLADAIVQHARERGIALWTAEGFEAVTGRGAVGVVDGRAIAIGNALLMDDYAVRTDPLRGDAERLAEQAKTPMYVAVDGRLAGLVAVADPVRESSRSAVARMKGMGLEVVMLTGDNRRTAEAVAREAGVDRVVAEVLPEGKVAEVKRLQGEGKIVAMVGDGINDAPALAQADVGVAIGTGTDVAMEASDVTLVRGNLHGVASAIELSRRTMRTMKQNLFWAFVYNVIGIPIAAGVLYPFFGVLLSPILASAAMAFSSVSVVTNSLRLRRIRLA
- a CDS encoding cupredoxin domain-containing protein, whose translation is MSPTDWLVIAAGLAAIGWVNWYFFFAGRTSAQAAVAEGGVQEVTVTVRGGYEPAHLRVKRGTPVRLVFDRQETSGCSEEVVIPEFGIRKFLPAHRKTAVEFTPEREGSFDFTCGMSMLRGRLTVEA
- a CDS encoding peptidylprolyl isomerase, which encodes MPARIQDRTTDGPPFARRTARLGRGALVRGAAALGLAALLPALLGACARRSPLLHPEGRIEAPAPETFRVRFETSRGPFVVEAHRAWAPNGVDRLYHLVRMGFYDDTRFFRVVDRFMVQFGISGDPQVSAAWRERAIPDDPVVKSNRRGFVTFATSGPNTRTTQLFVNYGDNLFLDSQGFAPIGEVVEGMDVVENLWRSYGEGPPRGSGPDQSRIFAEGNAYLQREFPRLDYIESARIVSTSPARQ